GGGCCGCATGCGCCGTGGGCTGCTGTATGGTAGGTCCCAGAGGGGTTGGGGAGGAGTGCCAGGGGGCAGAGAGCCGGCACTGGAAGAGACTCTCCCTTGTGTCCCTTCTCTTCCCCAGACAGTGACGACGAGGACGAGGAGCGCCCTACCCGGAAACGCCGCCTGGTGGAGCGGGCCACAGAGGACGGCGAGGAGGACGAGGAGATGATTGAGAGCATTGAGAACCTGGAGGACCTGAAGGGCCACTCTGTGCGCGAGTGGGTGAGCATGGCGGGTCCCCGGCTGGAGATCCACCACCGGTTCAAGAACTTTCTGCGCACCCATGTGGACGGGCACGGCCACAACGTCTTCAAGGAACGCATCAGCGACATGTGCAAAGGTGCGACTCCGGCACGCTGCCCAGCCCCACACCTGTCCAGGTCTTACCTCAGGAGTTTCTTCATTTTGTCCATGTGGTGGCACAATTAGTAGAGAAATGATATACAGGGAGTGCCGAGCGACTTGTCCATAGTGAGACAGGAACTCAGGGCCAGGCCTCTGTCTTTCAGATAAATCCACAAAGTTGCACTTCTGCACTAGGACTCTCTAGCCAACCATCTGGTCCACAGAAGTGTTTCTGACATGCTTAAAAATAGGCAGGCTTACTACTTTCATCAGAAAACAACAACACTGGACTCACTTTTCTATGTGCTGATAATTGATGTTAAAAGGGGGCATGTGACCCTCAGTTTTCTGCAGTCCCCTCCACTCCCTTTTGTCTTATATTTGACAGTCGATTCATGTGTTTTCTTCCCGGCTCTTGTAAGCAGTTTTGAGTTTGCAGCCCCTGGTGCACTAGGcactatattatttcatttattccctTCCAGTGATTTCATAAGGTATGTgacatccctgttttacagaagaggaaattgaggctcaggatATATCACTTTTATAAGTCATGTAACTAAAACGTGGTTGACTTGGAAGTAAGAGCTGGGTTTTGCAACACAGAGTCAAAGATTTGAGCTAGGATTTGCCCTCCCTGGTACAGGCAGTGTGGTGAGAAGGAATCTCACCCGATGCTTACTGTCTGTCTTGTCACCTTCCTCTAGAGAACCGTGAGAGCCTGGTGGTAAACTATGAGGACCTGGCAGCCAGGGAGCATGTGCTGGCTTACTTCCTGCCAGAGGCACCAGCAGAGCTGCTGCAGATCTTTGATGAGGCTGCCTTGGAGGTGGTGTTGGCCATGTACCCCAAGTACGACCGCATCGCTAGCCACATCCACGTGCGCATCTCCCATCTACCCCTGGTGGAAGAACTGCGCTCGCTCAGGTGAGCTAAGGGCAGGGTGAGCGCACCAGCGGGGGTGGGATGCAGCCAAGAAGAGCCCTCATCCTAGGGTATGTTCAGCGGTGGCCAGGGTGCGACAGGTGGGATCTGGTTAGTCCAGCTCAGGATCTTGTGCTGAAACGCCCTCATGTGTAGCTCTGACTCCACCGGAGGACACGGATCAAAGCCACCTAGTACCTTCTGTCCCTGCTCACAGACAGTTGCACCTGAACCAGCTGATCCGCACCAGTGGGGTGGTTACCAGCTGCACAGGCGTCCTGCCTCAGCTCAGCCTGGTCAAGTATAATTGCAACAAGTGCAGCTTTATCCTGGGACCCTTCTGCCAGTCACAGAACCAGGAGGTGAAGCCAGGATCCTGTCCTGAGTGCCAGTCAGCTGGCCCCTTCGAAGTCAACATGGAAGAGGTGAGTGTGGACACCTGCCCAGGGACCCTGAACACACAAGGCCCAGCCAGCCTCTGAGGCTTTTGGGAGAGAAGCATAGGCAGTGAAGAGCAGCAAGATAGAAGTGTGTGTTGCTGTATGTTTAGCTTGGCCCGTGTAgtattttaaagaatttgagcTAACAGTTAAAAATCAGATGgttttatttaaaatgtccaaatttatggcttctcttgaaaaatgaaGAGCTGGCAAATCTGGGCCCACTTCCTGCCTAGCCACCCTGTTAATAGGGTCTGTGTGTTCTGCTCGGCCATGGTACCCCATGCCCCCTCACATGGGGCAGTCTGCATTGTCATCTCGTAGCCTTCTCCTGCCATGTTTCTTGTACCTGCCCGGCTCCTCTGGGCTTCTGGATTAGAGCCTCCTTACCACTTGAGACACTACCTGTGCCACACCTGAGAGACCTTGTCACAAGCCTCTGTGCTTTCAGACCTTAGGGAGCTACTGGTACCTCTGTGCCTGCCTACCTGCCCTCATCTGAAAAGTAGGGTGATCGCCGTGCCTGTGGTAGGTGTCCCAGTCCCCTACACTGGCTTGCTGCCGTGAGTGTTGCGGCTAACTTCTCCTAgccctgtgtgtgtgagagttgCCCCAGCTGGAACTGCCTTCCCAGAGAATGCTGGGGAGGCCACACTGTGAAACAGGCCCTCCTGGCCATAAGGAGACAATGCTGACACTGGACTTCAGCTGAGCCCATATCTTGACCAGTGTCTTTCCTCTCCTCCTCTAGCTTCTCGCCCTCTGTTACAGTTTCAGCTTCACAGGACCTCAGTGAGTTGTGCCGAGAGTCCTTGTCCCAGGCTCTGCTTCTAGGGAACCTGAGACAagaactgttgttgttaagtgctgtcaggTCTGTTCAAGACAAGAGCTAGGAGTGGATTCATCAGTATAGCTGAGACCTCTTGAGTACTTCCCATGTGCCAGGTGGTGGTGATACATTATTTAGCCTCAACACACCCCTATAAGGCAGGCGCTGTTATCAACCTCCTTAGGCAGATGAAGAAAGTGGTGTTTACTGAAGTAACTGGTGGAGGTTACTCAGCCAGGAAGTGACCAAAGGATTAGaactcagtttttttgttttttaataatattttactgtgcttttggccaaggtttacacagcagtttaggttctcgtTCAGCAATTTCTACAATGTGAATGAATATCTACAATAATGAGaatgtgaacattctcattatttccattccggttgttctgtttccattaatctggtttccctgcccgcTTCCATTCTCCTTTTTGTAAAGTAATTCTTGATCTTTGGTCTcatgtaggtgattttttaaaggagcacagtacttacgggtgataaccattattttttgagccaatttgttatttagctgcaGAGCGaccctcaggggttagtttcacttcaaggtttgaagagtatctcagggcaatagagtAGGGGAATGAATCCTCCATTCTCGACCAGTCCAGATCcattttgtatgttttttaaaggagtttggggttctgttccacatttttctgtcattctatcagggtccatttattgtggccctgatcagaacagtcggtagtggtagctgggcaccatctcattcttctggtctcagggtagatgaggctctGGTTCCTGTAggctatttgtcctgtagactagtttctttgggtctttggtttccttctttctcttttgctccagatgagtggagaccaatagttgtgtcttagatggctgcttcaaacttttaaggccccagacactactcaccaaactaggaagtagaacataactttatgaactgtattaaGCCAATTGAGTGAGATACCCCATAATGCTTCAGACCCAGATATTCAGTCttgtgaggtgtttgattatgtctaagaagtGTCTGTAATTATGTCCCCTGTGTACTTTATTATATACAGTCATGCGTCATTGCTTAATGTCCACAGTACATTCTGtaaaataggacattatgtgatttgggtaTTGTGCAAACATTgtattatatacaggcagtccccaggttatgaacatccaacttatggacaacttgtacttaagaactgactgccataaagccataatttgagttaaatacatacTGTGGCTCATGAAAATACTGCGCTGtttcttaaatgttttatatgcatagaaaggtaaaatatatactaagacaaacatttgactaccTCACAGTAAAGAAGAACCTTAGGTACCTGTTCAGATTTACCTACAAATTccacttaaagacagacttaggaaaggATCTCGTTCGTAACCTGGGGAATGCCTGTAtgaccttatgggaccacagatgtATATGTGGTTGAATGTTGAGACATGCGGCATATGACTGTATATGTGCATACAGTTACATGGGTACATATACATGTGCatacacctatatacacacacatatatacgtacTGTTAAACATGTGTGcttatatatatactcacacgtgtatctttgtttttactgttgtttcaaaattatatatgccatagcaattaccagCAGGTCCTTTTTTCTTCTGTACTTTTTGGTAACATCATTTACCTTTGTCAGGCTGTGTACACTTCACCCTCATTCattgttacctttcccatcaccaaaaataacaagtgtctactatctagtgagagcacctctcttcccccatccctgATAACTACTAATGAacatatttttacccaaataacgcatgccttctacatttgtttccaACTGTGCCCTcaccctgtgaggtattttcgtaagtgctatattaattttttttttacagcaagatgtaaaaaaaaaaaaaaattggcatagtggcacttaacAAAAATACCTCGCAGGTCGGGGGCGCAGTTGGCACACAGATGTAGAAAGCATgcgttatttgcttaaaaatactgTAGCTTCTGTGTATTTACttattcatgtcatttcataaaagtgagaacacataatatgtgtttttttgtgattaacttatttcacgcAACGTAACGTCCTTCAGGTTCGTCCCTGTTCCAAGATATTTTGGaaactcatttttcttcattgctGGGTATATATATGCCACATTTTACTtatacattcatccattgatgagcatttaggttgtttccatctttttgcagttgtgaatagtgctgtgatgaacataggtgcgcatatgtctgttcatgtcactttTGTTAGatccctaggagtggaattgccaggTCATATAGCAGCTTTACCTGTAGGTTTTTGGGGAAccgccagactgttttccacaatggctgtaccattttgcatttctgcCAGCAACGGGTAAGGGTTCCACTTTCTCCGCATCCCCtgcaacacttgttattttcctttttttttacttatccatCCTAGTAgaagtgaaatggtatttcattatgcttttgattttcatttctctgatggctaatgatgttgagcatcttttcatgtgtctgttggccatttgagtatcctctctggtgaagtgtctgttcatgtcctttgcccagtttttgctTGGGTTGTCATTTTATTGTTGTAGAAGTTTTCTATGTACTTTagatattaaacctttatcagtTATATTGCTCCAAAAGTTTtttcagtctgtaggttgtctgttactcttttgataaagtcttttgatgaacataagtatttttATGAGGTCgcagttatctattttgttttctgttgctcatGCATTCATTGTTTTGTTTGGTAATCTACCATcaaaaaaaattaggtcccaaaCCTTTGCTCTTATAtcttcttccaagaactttatggttttagatttaacatttaggtccttgatctattttgaattagtttttgtgtatggtgtgaggtatggatcttgtttcctTTTGAAGTCAGACATTGATCCTGAACGTGTGTTTTTAACCGCAGCGTCAtcttgtctcttgtagacagtaaacaaagtaccaaaaaccaaacctgttgctatcaagttgattctgactcatagcaaccctataggaccgagtagaactgccctacagggtttccaaggctgagtcagaaccgactcgacagcacctaacaacaagtcttTGCAgaggcagactaccacatctttgtcccaccgtcactggtgggttcgaaccgctgacctttctgttagcaaccgagcacttaactgctgtgccaccacggctccttgtaAATGGAGTAGTGCACATTAAATTGCATTGCACAGTGCTGGCACGTAACATGTAACTTGCCATTtgtccaaaccaaaactaaacttgttgccatcaagtcaattctgactcaaagtggtTTGTCAGGCATTggtttaagtgttttatatgtattACTTGATTGAATCCTCACTGTGAGGTTGCAGTTACAGTATTACCATCCCCATTCTGCAGAGAAGGCACAAGAGATGAAGTTacttgcccaggatcacacagtttaagagacagagccaggatttgaactcagacaGCATGCTTACTTATAACTGCTCAGCTATTCTACACATAATGGGGGCTTGTTGACTATCTGGCAGGAAGACGGGATTCCAGAGGCAGGAATAGGGACCATTCACAGATCTGCTGGGTCTAAGTGACTGATTCCTTGTCGTCTTTGGCTCTGTACTTCCTAGTAactaaatagaaataataaaactgCCCACTGTCTTTTCTGGTGGGGCTGTGGTCAAAACCGGTGACATCATAGAAGTCAACACTCTTAAGAATTTGAAAGGACAGCTGAACCATCCATGAAGTCTCTGCTACCCAGGGAAGGGCCCCATAACCTTCTACAACCTTTTACTTTGTCCCGTGCAGACCATCTATCAGAACTACCAGCGCATCCGAATTCAAGAGAGTCCAGGCAAGGTGGCGGCCGGCCGGCTTCCCCGCTCCAAGGATGCCATTCTCCTTGCAGATCTGGTGGATAGCTGCAAACCGGGAGATGAGATAGTAAGTGGCCATGAACAGGCCAGGAAGGAGCCAGGTCTGTGAGGAAACTGGCACGAGTCATTGTAGCCAGGGGAGTGCGGGGGGCTTAGCTCAGTTCTTGGGCTTTTCCTCTTCATAAGTGGATTGGCTGATTGAagtgctgggcttaggattggctttccttcagttttttttattaacttttattgagcttcaagtaaacgtttacagatcaagtcagtctgtcacatataagtttatatacatcttactccttactcccacttgctctccccctaatgagctagctcttccagtctctcctttcgtgacaattttgccagcttccaactctctctatcctcccatcccccctccagacaggagatgccaacactgtctcaagtgtccacctgatataattagctcactcttcttcagcatctctctcccacccactgtccagtccctttcatgtctgatgagttgtctttgggaatggttcctgtcctgggccaacagaaggtttgggaaccatgaccgccgggattcctctagtcacagtcagaccattaagtctggtctttttatgagaatttggggtctgtatcccactgatctcctgctccctcaggggttctctattgtgctccctgtcagggaagtcatcgattgtggccgggcaccaactagttcttctggtctcaggataatgtaggtctctggttcatgtggccctttctgtctcttgggctcttagttgtcgtgtgaccttggtgttcttcattctcctttgctccaggtgggttgagaccaattgatgcatcttagatggctgcttgttagcatttaagaccccagacgccacatatcaaagtgggatgcagaatgttttcataacagaattattttgccaattgacttagaagtccccttagagcatggttcccaaaccccgcccttgctccgctgacctttgaagcattcattttatcccggaaacttctttgcttttggtccagtccaattgggctgaccttccatgtattgagtgttgtccttcccttcacctaaagcagttcttatctactaattaatcagtaaaaaaccgtctccctccctcccttcctccccccgtcgtaaccacaaaagtatgtgttcttctctcctTCAGTTTTATGAGAATTATTCACCTTGATGTCTCTAGTGTGGGGAACTTGGAATAGAAGAAATGGGGTGAGGCAGTGTCTAGGAGGGCTCTAGCCCCTATTTCTAACCCTTTGGTCACTGACCATGTGATCTCCCTCCCCTAGGAGCTGACTGGCATCTACCACAACAACTACGATGGCTCCCTCAATACTGCCCATGGCTTCCCTGTCTTTGCCACTGTCATCCTGGCCAACCACGTGGCCAAGAAGGACAATAAGGTGGCCATAGGGGAACTGACTGACGAGGATGTGAAGATGATTACCAGCCTCTCCAAGGATCAGCAGATTGGGGAGAAGGTAGGTAGAGGTTGGGCCAGGGCTGCTAAGCTGCTGGGAGGAAGCAAGGGGGGCTCGCTGGGGATGTTGTGGGCACCGGCTTGCTGCCCACACTGTGGCTTGTTCTTCAGGCTGCCCCTGGTGCCTTGGTTCTGGAAACCATGCTCCCTTCTTATTTTTGTAATCTCCAGTGTGCACCTCAGTAAACTTGCCTGATGGGGAGGTGCTGTGCTGTAGgagacaaaaaaaaccaaacctactgctgtcgagttgattccgactcaatgacgctataggacagagtaggactgtcccatagagtttccaaggagcgcctggaggattcgaactgctaacctcttggttagcagctgtagcacttaaccactatgccaccagggtttccgagagaACATAAACTTTGGAACCCGAGATTGGGAGATGGGGGTTTACATCGTAGAGACAACAAGTGACTTAAGTATGATGTTAAATTTCTGTTCATAAAAATTCTCTGCCATTTCTACTGCTTAGGCTCCAACCTTCCAGGTTGCTAAATATTCTCACACTAACTcttctcccctctcctctcctttGCCTCCCTTCCTCTCTGTTTCCCCCTTCTTCAGAAACTCTTAACTTTCCTGTTTGGCTTTTAACGCAGTGCAGTGCTCTCTTTGCCTCTGCTCTTTTGCTCCTGTAGAGCCACGTCCTCATCCTCAGGGCAACTTACATTTCAGATCTTGGTTGGCTTGTTTACTGAATCTGAGCTGGTAAACTCCCCGAGGGCAGGGACCAAGTCTGAATTGTTCCCTTCTGTCTCCAGAGCCTGGCAGAGGAATGTTTGAACGAGTGAAGTCCTGAGTAATAAGGACAAGGCTCCTGAAACCCACCCTGTCTTGAAGCCCTCAGAGCCTGTCTGTCCCAGTTCCCCTTTAGCGCAGCCATGATTGCCCCTTCTTTGTCCTCCCCCTGCCCATGGCCTCTGCCCCTGCTTGCCAGTTTAACTCCTATCTGTATAGAGACTTCCTATCTCTGCACATGCACAGATTCCTCTGTTCCTTTCTGTATCCCTTGAGGCATCTTTTCAAGGTAGGCAGAGTGGTTCTGTCTCTCTTGTCAGAATGTGCTATGCTTCTCTGTGCACTGTGAGAGGTGGCTGCATCATCAGAGGCTGACCACCGGCTCTGCGTTTGTGTCAGGTGGCCCAGACTTAAGAGAACAGAGATTCCTATTTCCATtggctctccctcccttcctcagaTCTTTGCCAGTATTGCCCCTTCCATCTATGGGCATGAAGACATCAAGAGAGGCCTGGCTCTGGCTCTGTTTGGAGGGGAGCCCAAAAACCCAGGTGAGCACCACGTGCCCCAGCCCCCTGTCCTCTGCAGGGACTTGAGTAGGTTCCTCTTTGGGGAGCCAGTATTCTAGGTGATGGGCTAGGTAGGACTTTGTATTTAAATTGTGGGTCTCTGGGGAGAAATAACATATTAAAAGATGGGTAGACGTTTGTGATTAGCTCATCACAGAGAGAGAATGATCCACAGAGCCACGGTATCTCAGGTGTTGTGGGGTTATGGCACCAGTGTCTGCTCCTAGCTCCACACTGTCCTCCTTTGTGATTTGGGTTTTCTTCTTTGCTCgctctatttttttaattaaaaaaaatttttttgtcttttaaaatttaaactatAAAAATCATACATGAACATGCATTTATGTTTATATTATATCCTttttataaaatacttagaaagtaTCAAGTCACCACCGACTACCATTTCTAACCCTAGGCCTGGTCTTCTAGGCAGTCCCTCTTAGCAGTCTGGTGTGTATACTTCCAGCCTTTACCTAGGCACTTACATATATCTTACACAAACcgaaaaaactaaaccaaacctcttgccgttgagtcaatttcaactcatagtgaccctgtaggacagaacagaactgccgcagagggtttcgaaggagcggctggttaatggccaaggtcttaaccactacgccactagggctccataccATACTTCATATATCTGTACAGAAAGACACCTGTTTTCCatgacacacatacacatatttaaAAACCTAGTATTTCCTGTATATCTGCCTAAGTGGtatcactataaaaaaaaaaaaaaaaattaatatctgGCGTACTTTACTTAATAGCATGCCTTGGACTTCATATAGTGTATACAGaacaatttcattcttttaaattGCTGTATGATGATCCATATAGTGTAGTTTATTTACCTGTCCTTCAACTTAGAGAACATTTAAATTGTAGGTTTTCACATTTACAATGAGCATGTTTATATACACTTCCTTACGTACCTATGCAAGAGTTTCTCTTGGGTAAGTGCTCAGAAGGGTAGGATTGCTAGTCACAGGGCATtacttccctttctccctttctaGAGAGAATACCCCTTTGCAATTCCTAATACTGTTCCTATCTCCCCTCACTTCCCTTTCTTCCCATTCCCTAACCTCCCATCCCTGTCTCCCCCAGGTGGTAAGCACAAGGTACGAGGTGATATCAATGTGTTACTGTGTGGAGATCCTGGCACAGCTAAATCTCAGTTCCTCAAATATATTGAGAAAGTGTCGAGCAGAGCCATCTTTACCACTGGCCAGGGGGCTTCGGCGGTAGGCCTCACAGCATACGTCCAGCGGCATCCTGTAAGCAGGGAATGGACCTTAGAAGCTGGAGCCCTGGTTCTGGCTGACCGAGGAGTGTGTCTCATTGATGAGTTTGACAAGGTAGGTCTCAGGGCCACATAGGATGATGAGATTCAGGGTGTGTCGGCTTAGCCCTCAGTGGGGAAGAATCTGTTAATTGAGAGCATTGAGATCTGATCTAAGAGACAGTGGTAGAGGCAAGGGTCAGGCTAAGAGGGAGGCATTTAAATCTCTTGCAGATGAACGACCAGGACAGAACCAGCATCCACGAGGCTATGGAACAACAGAGCATCTCCATTTCGAAGGCTGGTATCGTCACCTCCCTGCAGGCTCGCTGCACGGTCATTGCTGCTGCCAACCCCATAGGTATACCAGGCACTACAGGGGCAGAGGGGTTTGGGGGCTGTCCAATGGGAGAAGAACCTGCATGAATTAGGGGCCTGCCATTCCAGTTACCAGAGGTGGGGGATTCCTAGGTGCAAATCTGAGGAAGCAATTCATCAAAAGAAAGAGCTCTCTCTTTTACATTTCTTGCCAGAGGGGAAAAAGCGGAAGTATGACTTAGGACACCTAGGCTTTTTATTAGAGCCATATCTTCAGAATTGGGATGTGTTTCTTGGAAGAGTTTCAGTGCATTATTAAACTGAATTGGCGGTTACTCTCAATCAGGAGGTGATTTAGAGAGCCCAAGAGCCACCACACTTCTTGCCCTCAGTTTTTTCTTCCTTGGAAACAGCTTCCTGACTAAAGGCAATTCCaagggttatggattgaattatgtcctccaaaaatacatgttttaaatcctaacctctgtgcctatggttataattgTATTTGGGagtaggttgtctttgttatgttaatgagacagggttagtgtagggtgtaccttgagtcaatctcttgagatataaaaaaagattaaacacaagctagaagcagagatggggaagagagatgctaagccacatgaagattgcctagaagcagaagctcagaagagaaaaagacctttctccagtgctgacagagaaagccttcccctagaatcagcaccctgaattcgaacttctagcctcctaaactatgagaaaataaatttgtttgttaaagccacccactttggtatttctattacggcagcactagataactaagacaccaggcaATTGCTAAAGGGGAAgcatctttctgtctcttgtccAGAATGCCTAACAAATAGCAAGCACTGAGTGTCCCTCATGCCTCTTTTCCTTTTCCACTCCCTTTACTCCTTCTGGCATTGAAGCTCCCTGGGGTTAGGAAGAACTTCCTGAAGGTTAAGAAGTAGAGGGAATTTGGCGGGGAGCTCCGATGGGTTCTGATGGAGAGGCACCTTTGTATTACAGGAGGGCGCTATGATCCCTCACTCACCTTCTCAGAAAACGTGGACCTGACAGAGCCCATCATCTCCCGTTTCGACGTCCTGTGTGTGGTGAGGGACGTAGTGGATCCAGTCCAGGTACATAACTCCCACGTCCCAGGGGTTCCCTGCGGTCAGTTTCGGGGCCTTGAGTGAGGCTTGAACAGCGCAGTGTGCACAGAGAAAGGGGCAGCAAAGCGCAGACATGCAGTCTATTGTTTTTACCCTTATCTGCTTCTCATGTCTCTTCTCAGGTCTGGAAGTTGTCTTTGATTTCCTTGCCAGCACCCATCCCTGGGCCCCCACTGATTATAATCTAACACCAAGTCCTCTTGGTCCTACCTCTCAATTATTTGCTGAATCTGTTTCTCACTAGTTCTCTGCTGTGACTAAAGCTCAGATTTCTCTTATTTTATACCTGAAAGACTGCAACCATAGGGTAATTGGTCTCCTGGCTTCCACTTTTGTACCCATTTAGGCCATTCTCTAGTTAGAAGCCAGAGCTGTCTCTTGAGAGCATAAGTCAAACTATGCCACTTCTCCTTAAAAACCTACTAGTAGCTTTCCACTATAATTAGAATAGAATCCAATGTCCTCACCACGGCCTGCAACGCCCTGGATGATCTGTTCCTGGCTTGTCTCTCCGACCTTATTCGTtatgctttcctgttcccttgtCTTCATCTATGCCTACTTCTCTATCTCCCTGAAATGTGCGAGGCCTCGGGGCTTTAAAcctgttattttcttttcctggaaTGCTCTTTTCCTAGATAATCACCTGTCTTCTCACCAATCTCAGCTTTCTCTGACAACTTAGCTAGAGTGGGCTCCTCAGTCCCACTAGCCCATTGCACATGTTACTTCTataattaagttttttttaatacatttttgtaAAACTGTATTTGTCTTCTCGTCCCTCACCAGGAAGTAAGCCCTGTGAGGGTTCTATCATGTTTACCAGTGTATCCCTAACACCTAACAGTAGGTGTAGGATCTATGCTGTTGAGAGAATGTCATTCTCATAGTACATACAGCTTTTCAGTTCTTCCACCAAGCCAAGTCACTGAGACTTACCTGACAGCCTGACCTCTGGCCTCGTTTCTCAGGACGAGATGCTGGCCCGCTTTGTGGT
The window above is part of the Loxodonta africana isolate mLoxAfr1 chromosome 22, mLoxAfr1.hap2, whole genome shotgun sequence genome. Proteins encoded here:
- the MCM2 gene encoding DNA replication licensing factor MCM2 isoform X2, with protein sequence MAESSESFTMASSPARRRRGTDPLTSSPGRSSRRTDALTSSPGRDLPPFEDESEGLLGTEGPLEEEEDGEELIGDGMERDYRAIPELDTYEAEGLALDDEDVEELTASQREAAERAMRQRDREAGRGLGRMRRGLLYDSDDEDEERPTRKRRLVERATEDGEEDEEMIESIENLEDLKGHSVREWVSMAGPRLEIHHRFKNFLRTHVDGHGHNVFKERISDMCKENRESLVVNYEDLAAREHVLAYFLPEAPAELLQIFDEAALEVVLAMYPKYDRIASHIHVRISHLPLVEELRSLRQLHLNQLIRTSGVVTSCTGVLPQLSLVKYNCNKCSFILGPFCQSQNQEVKPGSCPECQSAGPFEVNMEETIYQNYQRIRIQESPGKVAAGRLPRSKDAILLADLVDSCKPGDEIELTGIYHNNYDGSLNTAHGFPVFATVILANHVAKKDNKVAIGELTDEDVKMITSLSKDQQIGEKIFASIAPSIYGHEDIKRGLALALFGGEPKNPGGKHKVRGDINVLLCGDPGTAKSQFLKYIEKVSSRAIFTTGQGASAVGLTAYVQRHPVSREWTLEAGALVLADRGVCLIDEFDKMNDQDRTSIHEAMEQQSISISKAGIVTSLQARCTVIAAANPIGGRYDPSLTFSENVDLTEPIISRFDVLCVVRDVVDPVQDEMLARFVVGSHVRHHPSNKEEDGLVNSSMPEPAMPNTYGVEPLPQEVLKKYIIYAKEKVHPKLNQMDQDKVAKMYSDLRKESMATGSIPITVRHIESMIRMAEAHARIHLRDYVIEDDVNMAIRVMLESFIDTQKFSVMRSMRKTFARYLSFRRDNNELLLFILKQLVAEQVTYQRNRFGAQQDTIEVPEKDLVDKARQINIHNLSAFYDSELFRMNKFSYDLKRKMILQQF
- the MCM2 gene encoding DNA replication licensing factor MCM2 isoform X1, translated to MGEVTPHDKGKLCRPSPGHLLQRHLIFQESSESFTMASSPARRRRGTDPLTSSPGRSSRRTDALTSSPGRDLPPFEDESEGLLGTEGPLEEEEDGEELIGDGMERDYRAIPELDTYEAEGLALDDEDVEELTASQREAAERAMRQRDREAGRGLGRMRRGLLYDSDDEDEERPTRKRRLVERATEDGEEDEEMIESIENLEDLKGHSVREWVSMAGPRLEIHHRFKNFLRTHVDGHGHNVFKERISDMCKENRESLVVNYEDLAAREHVLAYFLPEAPAELLQIFDEAALEVVLAMYPKYDRIASHIHVRISHLPLVEELRSLRQLHLNQLIRTSGVVTSCTGVLPQLSLVKYNCNKCSFILGPFCQSQNQEVKPGSCPECQSAGPFEVNMEETIYQNYQRIRIQESPGKVAAGRLPRSKDAILLADLVDSCKPGDEIELTGIYHNNYDGSLNTAHGFPVFATVILANHVAKKDNKVAIGELTDEDVKMITSLSKDQQIGEKIFASIAPSIYGHEDIKRGLALALFGGEPKNPGGKHKVRGDINVLLCGDPGTAKSQFLKYIEKVSSRAIFTTGQGASAVGLTAYVQRHPVSREWTLEAGALVLADRGVCLIDEFDKMNDQDRTSIHEAMEQQSISISKAGIVTSLQARCTVIAAANPIGGRYDPSLTFSENVDLTEPIISRFDVLCVVRDVVDPVQDEMLARFVVGSHVRHHPSNKEEDGLVNSSMPEPAMPNTYGVEPLPQEVLKKYIIYAKEKVHPKLNQMDQDKVAKMYSDLRKESMATGSIPITVRHIESMIRMAEAHARIHLRDYVIEDDVNMAIRVMLESFIDTQKFSVMRSMRKTFARYLSFRRDNNELLLFILKQLVAEQVTYQRNRFGAQQDTIEVPEKDLVDKARQINIHNLSAFYDSELFRMNKFSYDLKRKMILQQF